One window of Jannaschia sp. CCS1 genomic DNA carries:
- a CDS encoding ABC transporter permease, with protein sequence MIRLEKRPTPSRAWSLATPVLAVFLTMIAGGLMFAALGQDPLEVIRVIFWDPLFHDRFAAFSRPQLLVKAGPLILIAIGLSLGFRAGIWNIGAEGQYIIGALCGAAFGLAFWPSESPLILPGMIVAGLLGGMLWAMIPALLKVKANTNEILVSLLLVYVAEAILASAATNWLRNPDGQGFPGSRNLARHAGTDNPELFDGTGIHLGVVAALIAVIAAYVLFQKHLLGYQIKLAGQAPRAARFAGVSPARMVVLCLGVSGALAGAAGLFEAAGPAGQITIDFNVGYGFTAIIVAFLGRLHPVGILFAGLLMALTYIGGELAQLLLQVPAPAIQAFQGMLLFFLLALDVLSNYRIRIGRERVA encoded by the coding sequence ATGATCCGCCTCGAAAAGCGCCCCACCCCGTCGCGTGCCTGGTCTCTGGCGACACCCGTCCTGGCCGTATTCCTCACGATGATCGCAGGCGGGCTGATGTTCGCGGCCCTCGGGCAGGATCCGTTGGAGGTCATCCGTGTCATCTTCTGGGACCCGCTTTTCCACGACCGCTTCGCCGCCTTCTCGCGTCCGCAACTGCTGGTCAAAGCAGGTCCGCTGATCCTAATCGCGATCGGTCTGTCGCTCGGCTTTCGGGCGGGCATCTGGAACATTGGCGCAGAGGGGCAATACATCATTGGCGCGCTCTGCGGCGCAGCCTTCGGCCTCGCATTCTGGCCATCGGAAAGCCCCCTGATCTTGCCCGGCATGATCGTTGCGGGGCTCCTGGGCGGCATGCTTTGGGCGATGATCCCGGCACTTCTCAAGGTCAAAGCCAACACCAATGAGATCCTCGTGTCCCTGCTGCTGGTCTACGTGGCCGAAGCCATCCTCGCGTCTGCGGCCACAAACTGGCTGCGCAACCCCGACGGCCAGGGTTTCCCCGGATCGCGCAACCTCGCGCGCCATGCCGGCACCGACAATCCAGAGCTTTTCGACGGCACCGGCATCCATCTGGGCGTCGTGGCGGCCCTGATCGCCGTGATTGCGGCCTACGTGTTGTTCCAGAAACACCTACTCGGATATCAGATCAAACTGGCGGGCCAGGCCCCCCGCGCGGCGCGGTTCGCAGGCGTCAGCCCCGCGCGCATGGTGGTGCTCTGCCTCGGTGTCTCCGGTGCGCTGGCGGGTGCGGCGGGCCTGTTTGAGGCCGCGGGCCCTGCCGGGCAGATCACCATCGACTTTAACGTCGGCTACGGCTTCACCGCGATCATCGTGGCCTTTCTGGGCCGATTGCACCCCGTTGGCATCCTCTTTGCGGGCCTGCTGATGGCACTGACCTATATCGGAGGCGAGCTTGCGCAACTCCTCCTCCAGGTGCCAGCCCCTGCAATCCAGGCCTTCCAGGGTATGCTGCTGTTCTTCCTCCTCGCGCTCGACGTGTTGTCCAACTACCGCATCCGCATCGGGCGGGAGCGCGTCGCATGA
- a CDS encoding ABC transporter ATP-binding protein — protein MTAPLLNIQGLTKAYPGVVANDAVSFVIQPGEVHALLGENGAGKSTLVKMIYGLVSPDSGTMALNGTRYTPSEPRAARTSGVAMVFQHFSLFEALSVAENIALGMEAPPKPRDLSRRITDVSAAYGLPLDPESLVGDLSAGERQRVEIIRCLLQDPKLLIMDEPTSVLTPQEVEILFHTLRKLSAEGTAILYISHKLEEIRALCDAATILRLGKVVGECDPKKTSAAQMAEMMVGKSLAVPARAATAPGAPLLTLNALTQTAATPFGTSLKDISLEVCAGEVLGIGGVAGNGQDELLAVLSGERRSPTGTLTFNGRDVGEDGPNARRASGLLSAPEERLGHAAAPDMSLTENAVLTGQARKGLAKNGFIGWHKARAFADEIITAFDVRTPGNATAARALSGGNLQKFVIGREILQDPKVLVVNQPTWGVDASAAADIRQALLNLAEGGAGVIVISQDLDELLEISDQFCALNEGRLSAPQPARGLSMEDIGLMLGGAHGMEEATL, from the coding sequence ATGACCGCACCGCTGCTTAATATCCAGGGGCTGACCAAGGCCTACCCCGGCGTTGTGGCGAACGACGCCGTGTCCTTCGTCATCCAACCGGGCGAAGTTCATGCGCTGTTGGGAGAGAACGGCGCAGGCAAATCCACGCTCGTGAAAATGATCTACGGATTGGTGTCCCCCGACAGCGGCACCATGGCGCTGAACGGCACTCGCTACACCCCGTCCGAGCCCCGCGCCGCCCGCACCTCAGGCGTGGCGATGGTGTTTCAACACTTCTCCTTGTTTGAGGCATTGTCCGTCGCCGAGAATATCGCCCTGGGGATGGAGGCCCCACCAAAGCCGCGCGATCTGTCTAGGCGCATCACGGATGTCAGCGCCGCCTATGGTCTGCCGCTGGACCCCGAGAGCCTCGTGGGTGACCTCTCTGCCGGTGAACGTCAGCGGGTCGAAATCATCCGCTGCCTCCTACAGGACCCCAAATTGCTGATCATGGATGAGCCGACCTCCGTCCTGACGCCGCAAGAGGTCGAAATCCTCTTCCACACCCTCCGCAAGCTCAGCGCGGAGGGCACCGCGATCCTTTACATCTCTCACAAGCTGGAGGAGATCCGCGCGCTGTGTGATGCCGCCACCATCCTGCGTCTGGGCAAGGTTGTGGGGGAATGCGATCCGAAAAAGACCTCCGCCGCGCAGATGGCCGAGATGATGGTGGGCAAATCCCTGGCCGTACCCGCCCGCGCTGCCACTGCGCCGGGTGCGCCACTCCTCACGCTGAACGCCCTCACTCAGACCGCCGCCACGCCCTTTGGCACGTCCCTCAAGGACATCTCGCTGGAGGTTTGCGCCGGTGAAGTGCTGGGCATCGGCGGTGTCGCGGGCAATGGTCAGGATGAGCTGCTGGCCGTCCTCTCCGGCGAACGTCGCTCGCCCACCGGGACCCTCACTTTCAATGGACGTGACGTTGGCGAGGACGGACCGAATGCACGCCGCGCCAGCGGTCTGCTTTCGGCGCCGGAGGAGCGGTTGGGCCACGCCGCCGCCCCCGACATGAGCCTGACGGAAAACGCCGTCCTCACCGGGCAGGCCCGCAAGGGCTTGGCCAAAAATGGCTTCATCGGCTGGCACAAGGCCCGCGCCTTCGCCGACGAGATCATCACCGCCTTCGACGTGCGTACCCCCGGCAACGCCACCGCCGCCCGCGCGCTGTCGGGCGGAAACCTGCAAAAGTTCGTCATCGGGCGCGAGATCCTGCAAGATCCCAAGGTCCTCGTTGTGAACCAGCCCACCTGGGGCGTCGATGCGTCTGCCGCCGCCGACATCCGGCAAGCGCTCCTCAACCTCGCGGAAGGCGGCGCGGGCGTGATTGTAATCAGCCAGGACCTCGACGAACTCCTCGAAATCTCGGATCAGTTCTGCGCCCTGAATGAAGGCCGCCTCTCCGCACCCCAACCTGCCCGTGGCCTCAGCATGGAAGACATTGGCCTGATGCTCGGTGGTGCCCATGGGATGGAGGAGGCCACCCTATGA